The following coding sequences lie in one Gadus morhua chromosome 20, gadMor3.0, whole genome shotgun sequence genomic window:
- the LOC115532953 gene encoding uncharacterized protein LOC115532953, with translation MEAQSDLLLEEEDTVEEDSDCNDSNDPDYVPLFRVCKGRSLNTGFILEECPSVTMEDTVHDTGDDTDQDDHEEDLSVLEQEQETQHLPQKKQRRQPNRSEITVEVEEDIIGKPASIAYHDCLRQLCEFVALPIDSCNGKDPITQKQCQAKGPFEINIKSRVTAAVIEWLCPQGHIVWRWSSQPTLKFGSQLGDFLMATNILLTGNNYTKVKMLFNFMNMGMINERYFAGIQDNYCVDTIKAFWNARRAKVIANVKTLGPTVALGDGRMDSPGFCAQYCTYTAMDNATRQIINVVNVDKRETSRKSTNMEKVAFIETLDTLKQDLDVIEFCTDAHSQISALFNKNKGLYKDSGVKHTLEMWHGAKNLGKKIHAAGLQKGCSLLLVWKKDICNHFWYCCKAANTVEDFWDMWTGLLHHVTGEHQWGLGGCYHGPLEENGNKELIPKGSTAHRKITELIMDERWSKTIPKYLTFRSTGALECFHAHLLMYASKRIAFVPPVYAARTLLAALDYNEHCSRPYYVKADGKYSYHKMYNKKSGGFCLYIKKVKKSYEYIKDRQCAILRCKLDQLAAGRGMPRKRAMRPDDPRRLGTLSGVPAPSTEQILETQRSRGRGEPLPQK, from the exons ATGGAGGCGCAATCAGATTTGCTgttggaagaggaggacacTGTAGAGGAAGACTCTGACTGCAATGACAGCAACGACCCAGATTACGTGCCACTTTTTCGTGTGTG CAAAGGCAGATCTCTGAATACTGGGTTCATCCTTGAAGAATGTCCATCAGTCACCATGGAAGACACTGTGCATGACACGGGAGACGACACAGATCAAGATGATCATGAAGAAGATCTCTCTGTGCtggagcaagagcaagagacaCAACATCTTCCCCAAAAAAAGCAAAGAAGGCAACCAAATAGATCAGAGATAACTGTTGAGGTGGAAGAGGATATAATTGGCAAACCGGCTTCTATTGCTTACCATGACTGTCTGAGGCAGCTTTGTGAGTTTGTTGCTTTGCCAATAGATTCTTGTAATGGGAAGGACCCCATCACCCAAAAACAATGTCAGGCAAAAGGACCTTTTGAGATTAACATCAAGTCAAGGGTCACAGCTGCCGTCATTGAATGG CTGTGTCCTCAAGGTCATATCGTGTGGCGGTGGTCTTCCCAACCAACTTTAAAATTTGGCAGTCAGTTAGGAGACTTTCTAATGGCCACCAACATTTTGCTCACAGGCAACAACTACACAAAGGTGAAAATGCTTTTCAACTTCATGAATATGGGGATGATCAATGAGAGATACTTTGCGGGCATCCAAGACAACTACTGTGTGGACACTATAAAGGCGTTCTGGAATGCGAGAAGAGCCAAAGTGATTGCCAATGTGAAGACATTAGGACCAACTGTTGCTCTCG GAGATGGAAGGATGGACAGTCCAGGATTCTGCGCCCAGTACTGTACGTACACTGCCATGGACAATGCCACAAGACAAATAATCAACGTGGTGAATGTGGACAAGCGTGAGACTTCGCGGAAATCGACCAACATGGAGAAGGTGGCCTTTATAGAGACATTAGACACGCTGAAGCAAGATCTTGATGTCATTGAGTTCTGCACTGATGCACACAGCCAAATATCGGCCCTATTCA ACAAAAACAAAGGGCTGTACAAGGACAGTGGCGTCAAGCACACGCTGGAAATGTGGCACGGAGCCAAGAATCTTGGCAAAAAAATCCATGCT GCCGGCCTCCAAAAAGGCTGTTCACTATTACTTGTCTGGAAGAAGGATATCTGCAACCACTTTTGGTACTGCTGCAAGGCAGCAAATACAGTGGAGGATTTCTGG GACATGTGGACAGGATTGCTACACCATGTCACCGGAGAACACCAGTGGGGACTTGGCGGCTGTTACCATGGCCCATTGGAGGAAAATGGCAACAAGGAGCTTATTCCAAAGGGAAGCACTGCACACCGCAAAATCACAGAACTGATCATGGATGAGAGGTGGTCAAAGACGATTCCAAAGTACTTGACCTTTAG ATCCACTGGTGCCCTGGAGTGTTTCCATGCACACCTTCTGATGTACGCATCAAAACGAATCGCCTTCGTACCACCTGTGTATGCGGCCCGAACACTTTTAGCTGCCCTCGACTACAATGAACACTGCAGCCGACCCTACTATGTGAAGGCAGATGGCAAATACAG CTACCACAAAATGTACAACAAAAAAAGCGGTGGCTTCTGTCTGTACATAAAGAAGGTCAAGAAGAGTTATGAGTACATAAAAGACCGCCAGTGTGCCATCCTACGCTGCAAGTTGGACCAGTTGGCGGCAGGGAGGGGCATGCCTCGGAAAAGAGCGATGAGACCAGATGACCCCCGACGACTTGGGACTCTCAGTGGTGTCCCTGCACCATCAACGGAACAAATTTTGGAGACTCAACGCAGCAGAGGTCGTG GTGAACCACTCCCGCAAAAGTAG
- the LOC115532954 gene encoding uncharacterized protein LOC115532954, producing MESDSEAPDDSVVDPDYSIEVYTEEDDIDIDDDDDDDSPGEDTSRKKARTESGGRGNHGRGMKGRGRGFPQHKKKPNTSGQQVVEAEETSRGARKRTGPSRGSRGRGRGGRGVTQGGEDCDEERPGTSRDVPSRARRRARGRRGRGPAVLTHDDLLRVQQFQQERIAAEQARIQALDITQSHELLLTCLERDPSMLFDLMAHSQVQDDSQIIRTPGQPEWCVCGRCRQMIRDIEKVCCRQTLENCISVLPHMDAFILQPGVLRMARRIWNDSRALDDAQTPGESHRQFRFSAYRQYIIWQYGQLGQGHRVVIPSCCVWRIRETYPDPNGIYKGFIPSRNGMDEE from the exons ATGGAATCGGATTCAGAAGCACCG GACGACAGTGTAGTAGATCCTGACTACAGCATTGAAGTTTACACAGAGGAAgatgatattgatattgatgacgatgatgatgacgattcTCCAGGCGAAGACACCTCAAGGAAGAAAGCAAGGACTGAAAGTGGAGGCAGAGGAAACCATGGCAGGGGAATGAAAGGCAGGGGCCGTGGTTTtccacaacacaaaaaaaaaccaaacacatcAGGCCAACAAGTTGTGGAGGCAGAGGAAACGAGCAGAGGAGCCAGAAAAAGAACAGGCCCTTCTAGAGGCAGCCGAGGCAGAGGCAGGGGGGGCCGTGGTGTGACACAGGGTGGAGAGGACTGtgatgaggagagaccaggaACCAGCAGAGATGTTCCTAGCAGAGCAAGAAGAAGAGCAAGAGGTCGCCGGGGACGTGGACCTGCTGTTCTTACTCATGATGATCTACTAAGAGTTCAGCAATTTCAGCAGGAGAGGATTGCCGCTGAGCAG GCTAGAATTCAAGCTCTAGACATCACACAGTCTCATGAGCTGCTTCTGACCTGCCTGGAAAGGGACCCAAGCAtgctgtttgacctgatggCACACTCACAGGTTCAGGATGATTCCCAAATTATTCGAACACCCGGGCAACCAGAGTGGTGTGTCTGTGGCAGATGCAGGCAGATGATTAGAGACATTGAGAAGGTGTGCTGCCGACAAACGCTGGAAAATTGCATCTCTGTCCTGCCTCACATGGATGCCTTCATCTTGCAGCCGGGGGTCCTCCGCATGGCTAGACGCATCTGGAATGACTCCCGAGCATTAGATGATGCACAAACACCGGGGGAAAGCCACAGGCAGTTCCGCTTTTCTGCATATAGACAGTATATAATTTGGCAGTATGGTCAACTTGGACAAGGCCACAGAGTTGTCATACCAAGTTGCTGTGTTTGGAGAATACGGGAAACATACCCAGACCCCAATGGGATCTACAAAGGTTTTATCCCTAGCCGAAATGGTATGGATGAGGAATAG
- the LOC115532964 gene encoding gamma-crystallin M1-like yields MMGKITFYEEKNFQGRSYECMSDCSDMSSYMSRCQSCRVESGCFMLYERNNYMGQQFFMRRGEYNDMHRMQSMGMMFDNIRSCRMIPFHRGQFRMKIYERENFVGQFNEMMDDCDNIQDRYRMSDCQSCHVMDGHWLMYEQPHYKGRMMYMRPGEYRSFKEMMSCQRFMSMRRITDMC; encoded by the exons ATGATGGgcaag ATCACTTTCTACGAGGAGAAGAACTTCCAGGGTCGCTCCTATGAGTGCATGAGCGACTGCTCCGACATGTCCTCCTACATGAGCAGGTGCCAGTCCTGCAGGGTGGAGAGCGGCTGCTTCATGCTCTATGAGAGGAACAACTACATGGGCCAGCAGTTCTtcatgaggaggggagagtacAACGACATGCACCGCATGCAGAGCATGGGAATGATGTTTGACAACATCAGGTCCTGCAGAATGATCCCCTTT CACAGAGGCCAGTTCAGGATGAAGATCTACGAGAGGGAGAACTTCGTTGGTCAGTTCAATGAGATGATGGACGACTGTGACAACATCCAGGATCGTTACCGCATGTCCGACTGCCAGTCCTGCCACGTGATGGACGGCCACTGGCTGATGTACGAGCAGCCCCATTACAAGGGCAGGATGATGTACATGAGGCCCGGAGAGTACAGGAGCTTCAAGGAGATGATGAGCTGCCAGAGGTTCATGAGCATGAGGCGTATCACTGACATGTGTTAA